AGTAGCAGCAGGGCTATGCTGTAATACACTACCCCATTGTAGGGACTAAAAAAGCTTGCTTTATTCTTTCTAAAGCTCTTCAGACTGCCGCTGTCCTCGTCGGAACGGAACAGGATGCCTTCGGTATTGAAGAGCTTGATGGTTGCCCAGATCGCCAATACATCCAACACTAGGGTGCTGATGATGGTGATAAGGAGGTGCGAAAGCTGATAGTCGTTTATCATCACCGCTTTGAACAGCAATGCGATGTTTACTACCGGGATCAATGCCATCAGATTACTCATCTCGATGGCGGGCAAAAAGCTGATCATGGCCAGGATCATCGATACCATCATGATCGGCTGCTCGTAGGTTCTGGCTTCTTTCATGTTTCTGCTGAAAGTGGATAGTGATAACAGCAGCGCAGCAAACAGAGTTGCCAAAGGCAGCATGGCCACCAGCAGGATCAGGATCGCCTTGATCGGCATGGCAGTTCCCTCCATTTCCAGCCCGGATTGGGATAGCATATAGCGCAAAGAGAAGCTGATGCTAAAGAGGTTTATGATCAGATTGATCATGCCCAAAGTGATGATGGTGAGATACTTGCCTATCACCACCTCCTTTCTGCCAACTCCTGCCACCAACAGTGTTTCCAAGGTCTTGCGCTCCTTTTCACCCGCCACTAAATCCGCCGCCACCAGAGAAGCGCCTGCCAACAGCATGATGATCATGATATAAGGCAAAAACATCCCCAAAAGCATTCCCATCTTTTTCTGGGAATCGGAGCTGTCACGTTTACGCACATCCACCAAGTTCATCAGTTTGGGATTCACTCCCATCCCGCTCAATTGCTCTTCGATCAAGCTGTTTTCAGCCTCATCTATCTTTTCGGCAATCTTATTGAAAGTCATAGTGCCGCGTTCATTGGAAGCGTCATATTGGATGTAGCTATGATACACCCTCAGCCCATTTGCGTCCAGCGAGTCCCGAATGCTTACAATAGCCTGGATATCCTTGCTGGCATACAGCTCCTGGGCGTTTTCGCCGGCAGGAACCACAGTGAAGTGCTCTATTTCGCTAATGCTGCTCAAAAGGCGCATCGAAATCTCGTTTTGAACGCTGTCCGCCACTGCCACAGTTGCTCCGCGTTCTTCCAAAACCCCGGTCTGACGGGTCATGATGGCATTGAAGCCCACAATCAATAGCGGATACAGGATCACCGGCAACAGCAGAGTGGTAAAAAGTGTGCGTTTATCCCGCATCACTTCCATCAACTCCTTGCGATACACTATCATTACTTTCTTAAAATTCATGCGCTTGTACCTCGATTTCACCGTTTGTCAGATTCACATAATGCACAAAGATGTCGTCCAGATCGCTTTGTTGCGTAGCTTCCCGCAGCTCTTCCAAACTGCCGCTGGCCAATAGCTTTCCCCGGTGGATCATCACGATCCTGTCTGCCAGCCGCTCTGCCTCCCGCATGATGTGAGTGCTGAAGAGCACACATTTGCCGCGCTCTTTGCAACTGCGGATAAAGGACACAATATTACGAGCGGTCAGGATGTCCAGACCCGCGGTGGGTTCGTCAAAGATCATTACCGGTGGATCGTGGATGATGGAGCGGACGATGGATACCTTCTGCTTCATACCGGTGGAGAGAAATTCGATCTTTTTGTCCATAAAGTCTTTCATATCCAGCAGTTCCGCCATCTCATCCATACGCTGGTTGATCTCGGTATCCGCTAAAGAATACAGACGCCCGAAGTAGCGGATAAATTCATGCACCCGCAAGCGGTTATACAGCCCCGTATCTCCGGAAAGAAAGCCCAGATTCTCTCGTACCCTGTCCGGATCGGTTAATATATCCCAACCCTGGATGTTTGCGCTGCCGGAGCTGGGTTTGAAGACTGTGGAAAGGATGCGCATGGTAGTGGTTTTCCCCGCTCCGTTCACTCCCAACAGACATACTATTTCACCGTCATTAGCGCTAAAGCTGAGATCATCCACAGCGCGAAAGCTGCTGCCGTCCTTTTTGGGAAACTCTTTCACCAGATTCATTACATTTATCATACTATCTTCATCCGTTCATGTTTTGCTATTCTGCCTGCTTCGCACAGCGCCACAAAAGGGGGCAGAACTATGTAGCCCCGCCCCGGTTAATAAACATACTGTCATGTATCTATTACAAGTTCTCGATTGCTTTCAGCGCTTTGGGAGCAGTAGCGGGGCTCACCCCTTCCTGACTGATGTAGCCCAAAACAGGGCTGCCGGATGGCTTGCGATCGGCATCTTCACGATAGAATTCCACATGGATTCGCACCGGTTTTCCATCCAGTTCCACTATGTCATTGCCTTCGGCATCGCGTTCAAATTGGTTCTCGTACAGCCACACCAGCCCGATTGCGGCAGTACCGGCAGGATCATTTACATTCCTGCGCTTGGAACCGATGGCTTCACGCTGTTCCAAACTGAGATTAGGGGAATTGATACTGGAGCTAACACTACCGATGCGCTTGCCGTCCCGATATACTCCGCGGCCAGTCACTATGCCTTCGCTGATGATGATGTTCATGCGTTTGTTCACGCCCTTGGCCAAGGCTTTTTGTAAAGCAGCCTTGCCCATAAAATCGCCCTTATTCATGTCGATGGCGGCATCATAGAGGGGGGCATTTATGGGATTGTGGGCGGGATCATATTCCTGACCCATCAGCGGCAAACCGAAGGCTCCCGCTGAAATGCGGTTCTCGTCTCTACCGCCCAGGCCTACCAGCAGTCCGCCCAGATCCAAAGCCAGGCTCACGATCTTCTTAAAATCTTCCGCTGCTTTGGCTATCGGGATGTAAAGCTCCCAACCCCAACGGTTTGTATAGCCGGTGCGGCTGATGTAGTAATGCTCGCCGTCACGGTCAAACTCGTTGAAACTGAAGTAACTCATGTTCTTTTCAGGATTGTTGCGGTTCTTCAGTACCTCTACACCGTAAACCTCTTTGATCAATTTATAAGAAAGCGGACCCTGGATGTCCACTTTTACCAATTTGTCGGAGATATCCTCCGCCTCCACATCTTCCCCATCCCGCTTTTGACGCATCATGCGGTCGATATCGGCGATCAATTCCTGCTTTTCGCCCTCAATTTCCACAGTGTCCGTGATGTCGTGACCGGCATTGATCACCGCGATAAATTCATCTTCCGACACCCGCATCACGATCATATCATCCTGAACTCCGCCAGCTTCATTGAGTAATAGACTGTATTTACAGCCTCCCACCTTCATATCGACGAAATTTGCGCCCAAACTGCGGTTTAGCAGCGTAGCGCTATCCTTGCCCTTAAAACGGATCTGCGCCATGTGGTCGATGTTGTAAATCGCCACTTTGTTCACTGCGGCAGCCTCTTCCAACACCGAGGTCAGATAATTCACTGCCATGTCGTATTGACCAAAATTGCTACGCTTCACGCTCTGCAAAGCCAATCCCTTGCGCTGTGCCAGAAGCGGCAAATACCAATTCTCTTCCAAATCATAAAGGAAGGTCTTGCGGATACTCTTCGGAAAGTCGAAGCCGTACTTTTTCATCACAAAACTCCTGAAAATATTTTTTTATTGCACAATCCATTAACTTCACTTTTTTGTAAAGTCCTTTTTCGTTTCTTTCCCTTTTCCCCACTCTGAAGGTGGGAAGGAGGAGGATTGGTGAGAAGTTTATTTTGACGTTCTAGCGTTATGAGGTTTTTGACGTTTTATCGATCCCCACTGCAGCAGCCCAGCACCGCAGAGCCTTTCAACAGCGAGCTATACGAGCATTCAACAGGCCAAAGGCCCAAACCTCCATTATTCATCATTCATTATTCATCCTTCAACCAGTGCGCAACAACGAGTGCCGAACTCGATATCAAGCTGTTATCATCCAGTGCTCACTCGATGATAACCCGATGATATCTACTTCATATCTGGATAGTTTTCAGGGTGATGACAATGGAATCAGGTACCAAGTAGAAAAGAGACGTAGCATCGGAATGCTACGATACGCCTTGAAACAGAGCTTCCATAGTTCCGATCCGTAACGGAGGATGCTGGTTTTCCGCAATAAAAAAACCGCCCAGTATGCAATAACTGAGCGGCTTCAAATTATGGTCGGGATGACAGGATTTGAACCTGCGACCACTTGAACCCCATTCAAGTACGCTAGCCGGACTGCGCTACATCCCGACCGACTTTGTACCATAGATTTCATTCGCCTTTTTTTGGCAAGGAAAAAATTCATAAGGACGCTTAGTGTGTGACCTTTTGGCGATCAGGGAAAGACCCAGCATTTTGTGAGAGGATTTCCGTAAAAGCCCGAAAGGCGACATTATTATATAGCGAGGGTGTGAAGAATCGGCGACCGGGGTCCCCAAAGCTGAGTGAAACGAAGGTTTGGGGTAGTTACCGGGGTCCCCAAAGCTGAGTGAAACGAAGGTTTGGGGTAGATGCCGGGGTCCCCAAAGCTGAGTGAAACGAAGGTTTGGGGTAGATGTCGGGGTCCCCAAAGCTGAGTGAAACGAAGGTTTGGGGTAGATGTCGGGGTCCCCAAAGCTGAGTGAAACGAAGGTTTGGGGTAGTTACCGCGGTCCCCACGGAAACACGAAGCGTTTTTGTGGGGTGGTCCGCAGCGGAACGTAGTGGAGCTGTATTCATCATTCATTATTCATCATTCATCATTCAACCGCCTCACACCAATATATCCAAATCCCCCGGTAAATAGTACAGACGTCCACTGCGTTTGATGCGTTTCCTCAAGTATCTGCCCAATTCCGGTTCCACCGCTTCTATTTCGTCCAGGCAGCGTGAGATTGCTTTTCGCACTGCTTCCCTGGCCTTATTTTCAGCATCGAGGAATTTCGCAATCCGGCCGTCTTTATACAGCACTTCCTGCAGGTAACTGAGCAGCTTATCCTTCTCGTTCAAGACCTCTTCCAGCGCAGCAACATCATTGTTTATCCTTAGTTCTGCTTCCATTTCAATTACTTTCAGCAAGCGTTTCTTAACCTCGGCAATGCAGCGCAAATCTGCCTTTTCGATGCGGTTATCCGGACTTTGCCGATACACATTCATCCCCTCCAATTCAGCTGCACTCATTGCCGCAAACATCTGCATTCCCTCCGGGACTGTGTTTCGGGAAGCATATAAATCCCTGGCATAATATGTTTCTCCAGGGTGCCGCAGCAATTCCAGCAAATAGCGCCAACCCACACTCTTCTTGAATTCTTGATTCGTACCATGGTAATTCATCTCTACGCATCGATCATGTTCTACAAGTTCCAAAGTCTGCGATCTCACTTTTCCTCCTGAATATGTAATTATAGTAGCATCTCTGAATACGATTACATTTTATTTAGTGATGCTTATGCTGTCAAGAAGAAATATTAGCACAACCTATTTTATTTGATTTTGGGCTCAGAGCATGACGTCAACTGCCGCTAAAGCCAGCAGCCCCTCCATCATTCACCATTCACCATTCATTATTCACCATTCATTATTCACAGCCAACTGCAGCACGGTAGCACTATCTAACTAGGAACGAAGAACTAGTGAACTACGAACTGTTGAAATATATGGACATCCCCATATCGCTGATCCAATCGGCCATCCCCCTTATTTCCATCCCAAAATCGCTGAATATCGCAGAAAAAAATTTGAACAGACCTTTTTTCTGCTTGACATCTGTCCTGCAGTATCCAATGTTTGAATTGCTGATGCTTTAGCTGAGGAACTCTTGCTGTATGATGCCTTTTTATCATACACTAAAGTTCTTATCATGATCTCGTAAGAAAGAATTGCCGCCGGAAAATGGGTATTTACTAGAACCACCGGCAAGGTCAACAAAGAAGGTTTTTGTATGAAACTTGTAGCCAATGGTAATCTTTGGAGCTTACACAGCTCGCCCGCAGGGCATTTTTACCGCTGCCTCGCAGAATACCCTTGCGTCTACATTCACCAAATAATGATCAAAACAATCACTCACATCCGAAACCAAATCCTCCACACTGTTTCTGCGCTTAGTAGAATAATCGTCGCACATTATCGCTTACCTCGCACAAACAGCCTCGTAGCATGCGGTTTCCCCAAACTTACAACCATCAAAAACAATCGAGCTCATCCATTATAATGGATAGCTCTTTCTTCAACAAATGAATCTCATTCAGGAGAAAAAGATATGAAGAAATTAATACTGACAATGTTGGCTTTAGCATTTGCATTGATGGCATTTGCTCAAGTCGACGTTACTATAGGTACGGGAACTTCAACCGGTCGTTATC
This is a stretch of genomic DNA from Candidatus Cloacimonadota bacterium. It encodes these proteins:
- a CDS encoding ABC transporter permease; its protein translation is MNFKKVMIVYRKELMEVMRDKRTLFTTLLLPVILYPLLIVGFNAIMTRQTGVLEERGATVAVADSVQNEISMRLLSSISEIEHFTVVPAGENAQELYASKDIQAIVSIRDSLDANGLRVYHSYIQYDASNERGTMTFNKIAEKIDEAENSLIEEQLSGMGVNPKLMNLVDVRKRDSSDSQKKMGMLLGMFLPYIMIIMLLAGASLVAADLVAGEKERKTLETLLVAGVGRKEVVIGKYLTIITLGMINLIINLFSISFSLRYMLSQSGLEMEGTAMPIKAILILLVAMLPLATLFAALLLSLSTFSRNMKEARTYEQPIMMVSMILAMISFLPAIEMSNLMALIPVVNIALLFKAVMINDYQLSHLLITIISTLVLDVLAIWATIKLFNTEGILFRSDEDSGSLKSFRKNKASFFSPYNGVVYYSIALLLLYYLGSYLQQQDLARGLVLTQLLIIALPIFILIRAFKMNGNEVLRLKAPKLKELLLVPFIAIPASILVALLSQAINTIYPFPENYLKMLGGLFSMDLPLWASFLVIAVAPGICEELMFRGFLIRFFEKYGMKVSIVLSGLLFAAFHLDPFRFVPVLILGMILAYLTLRSGSIFNAMLLHTINNGFALVIMSLASKPFMQIFVSGEDNLRYWLAIPAVVILAWALYGFHKITGEKQCVE
- a CDS encoding ATP-binding cassette domain-containing protein, which produces MINVMNLVKEFPKKDGSSFRAVDDLSFSANDGEIVCLLGVNGAGKTTTMRILSTVFKPSSGSANIQGWDILTDPDRVRENLGFLSGDTGLYNRLRVHEFIRYFGRLYSLADTEINQRMDEMAELLDMKDFMDKKIEFLSTGMKQKVSIVRSIIHDPPVMIFDEPTAGLDILTARNIVSFIRSCKERGKCVLFSTHIMREAERLADRIVMIHRGKLLASGSLEELREATQQSDLDDIFVHYVNLTNGEIEVQAHEF
- a CDS encoding aminomethyl transferase family protein — encoded protein: MKKYGFDFPKSIRKTFLYDLEENWYLPLLAQRKGLALQSVKRSNFGQYDMAVNYLTSVLEEAAAVNKVAIYNIDHMAQIRFKGKDSATLLNRSLGANFVDMKVGGCKYSLLLNEAGGVQDDMIVMRVSEDEFIAVINAGHDITDTVEIEGEKQELIADIDRMMRQKRDGEDVEAEDISDKLVKVDIQGPLSYKLIKEVYGVEVLKNRNNPEKNMSYFSFNEFDRDGEHYYISRTGYTNRWGWELYIPIAKAAEDFKKIVSLALDLGGLLVGLGGRDENRISAGAFGLPLMGQEYDPAHNPINAPLYDAAIDMNKGDFMGKAALQKALAKGVNKRMNIIISEGIVTGRGVYRDGKRIGSVSSSINSPNLSLEQREAIGSKRRNVNDPAGTAAIGLVWLYENQFERDAEGNDIVELDGKPVRIHVEFYREDADRKPSGSPVLGYISQEGVSPATAPKALKAIENL